A part of Geotrypetes seraphini chromosome 9, aGeoSer1.1, whole genome shotgun sequence genomic DNA contains:
- the GPR22 gene encoding G-protein coupled receptor 22 encodes MCFSFMLDVIMQSESNITVRDDTDNTNTNMYRPLSYPLSFQVTLTGFLMLEIVLGLGSNLTVLVLYCMKSNLINSVSNIITMNLHVLDVIICVGCIPLTIVILLLSLKSNTALICCFHEACVSFTSVSTAVNVFAITLDRYDISVKPANRILTMGRAVILMTSTWIISFLSFLIPFIEVSFFSFQTENTWENKTLLCVSSNEYHTELGMYYHLLVQIPIFFLTVLVMLITYSKILQALNIRIGTRFTTGQKKKARKKKTISLTTQHETTDVSQSSGGRNVVLGVRTSVSVIIALRRAVKRHRERRERQKRVFRMSLLIISTFLICWTPISVLNTTILCLGPSDLLVKLRLCFLVMAYGTTIFHPLLYAFTRQKFQKVLKSKMKKRVVSIVEADPMPNNAVIHNSWIEPKRNKKISFAENEVREKHLASQVVTD; translated from the coding sequence ATGTGTTTCTCTTTCATGTTGGATGTCATCATGCAGTCTGAATCGAACATTACAGTCAGAGATGACACAGAcaacaccaacaccaacatgtaCCGACCACTCTCATATCCATTAAGTTTTCAAGTAACCCTCACTGGATTTCTCATGTTAGAAATTGTTTTAGGACTTGGCAGCAACCTCACTGTGTTGGTACTTTACTGCATGAAATCCAACTTAATCAATTCTGTCAGTAACATTATCACAATGAATCTTCATGTACTTGATGTAATAATTTGTGTGGGATGTATTCCTCTAACTATAGTTATTCTGCTACTTTCTCTGAAGAGCAACACTGCTCTAATATGTTGCTTCCATGAGGCCTGTGTCTCCTTTACCAGTGTCTCAACAGCTGTCAATGTTTTTGCTATCACTCTGGACCGCTATGACATCTCCGTAAAACCTGCAAACAGAATTCTAACGATGGGACGAGCTGTGATATTAATGACATCAACGTGGATTatctcttttctttcatttcttattCCCTTCATTGAGGTCAGCTTTTTTAGTTTTCAAACAGAGAATACTTGGGAAAACAAGACACTTTTGTGTGTTAGTTCAAATGAGTACCACACAGAACTTGGAATGTATTATCACCTTCTTGTACAGATTCCAATCTTTTTCTTGACTGTTTTAGTAATGTTGATCACCTACAGCAAAATACTTCAAGCTCTTAATATACGAATAGGCACAAGATTTACAACGGGGCAGAAGAAGAAAGCTAGAAAGAAAAAGACTATTTCTTTGACTACACAGCATGAGACAACTGATGTTTCACAgagcagtggaggaagaaatGTAGTGCTTGGTGTAAGGACTTCAGTTTCTGTAATTATTGCCCTACGACGGGCTGTAAAGAGACATCGGGAACGACGAGAAAGGCAGAAAAGGGTCTTTCGAATGTCCCTTTTGATTATTTCAACATTTCTTATCTGCTGGACGCCAATTTCTGTTTTAAATACTACAATTTTATGTTTGGGCCCAAGTGACCTTTTGGTAAAATTGAGATTGTGCTTTCTAGTCATGGCATATGGAACAACTATATTTCACCCTCTACTATATGCATTCACCAGACAAAAATTCCAAAAAGTCCTGaaaagtaaaatgaaaaaaagagtGGTGTCAATTGTGGAAGCTGATCCGATGCCCAATAATGCTGTGATACATAACTCATGGATAGAacccaaaagaaacaaaaagataagttttgctGAAAATGAAGTAAGGGAGAAGCATTTAGCATCTCAGGTTGTCACTGATTAG